The sequence below is a genomic window from Schistocerca gregaria isolate iqSchGreg1 chromosome 5, iqSchGreg1.2, whole genome shotgun sequence.
agggtGGAAGCATCTGTGTCCTTGCACATTTCCCTGacccagctcctgggccagatcagatccagtCAGATGATCGAACATCTCTTGTTCGAATACAAGTGACACCTCCTCATGATCAACTGGatatggtgcgatggcatctttccgtcACAGTGgtgagagagcaccatcattccagagctcaaacccagtaaatacctgcttgatgtggatagctatcagcctcaccaacattctttgtaagctgttagaatgtaCGGTAAGTCAGTAGTTTGTTTGGTCCTGGAATCACTTGGCATTCAGGCTCCATGTTCAGGGCACTTTCTGCCAGCGTCGCTTTACCATTGATAAgtttcccttgagtctgccatctgaataGCCTTTTTCAGGTGCCAatacctggttgctgtcttttgaTGTACAAATAGCTTATGGCGTAAACTGGCCTGAGCAACACCAAATGGAGTGCAgattgctccacactgctgctgctctacagagcccttgttcgatcctgccttgactatgggagtctggtttatggtttggcagcatCCTCAGTGTTGCATTTGCTTGACCcaatgtgccattgtggtgtttgacTGGCAACGGGAGCTGTTAGGATGAATCTGGTGACTAGCATCCtcatggaggctggagtccctccatcgaAGGTTAGATGTGCACAACCGCTCGCCAGTTATTTTGCACATTTCAAAGtactcctgagcatctgaattaatGCCTCCTTTTTCCACCCACGACAGTTAATCTCCCACATtagaggcccaggtcagggcttaagattgtGGTTTGCATTTGATCTCTTCTGTCTGGAGTCTTTACCTTTATCAgctatactcgaggtccattcatgtacacctccaggATGTACACACAGAAGCTTTGTCTGCACttttcacatggtcctaaggatTCAGTTAACCCTGTGGCTCTCTGCTGTTACTTCCTCTAGTTTCTTGACATGTACtggaccatgaagtggtttacactgatggctgatagtcatgttggcttcgctctgttcatggaggacatgttgaagagcactccttgccagatgactgcagtgctttcactgcagagctggcaacattttctcgtgctcttgagtgcATGTGCTCATGTCTTGAGAattgtttcttctctgtactgactcttcgagcagcctacaagctgttgACCAGTGCTACCCCCGCCATCCTGCTTTTGGAGATCGGCATCCCCGTAATAACTTGTGATCATTATTTCGCTgcagtttttcagctttgggagatggaatggcataatctcagtacgcacaacaaattgtgtgccattaaggagacctCCATGTCAGATTATGAAAATATGGACATTAAAATGTTATTTGATTACTAAATGTGAATATAGTCTGTGGAGGTTGCAGGAAAGAACACAGTCCCAGTTGTTGAAGAGAAAAGTGCCCCATGTCAAGGGTACATTTCAACAATTGTACTTCAGCTGAAATGTAAAAGTGACCTATTGTTTGTGACTGATAAGAATTTACAAACTTTGGTAAAGGCTCTACATTACTGTAATCTGATTTTGACACTTTTAATTTAGTAGCTGTATGTGCTGTTAGTCATGTTCTGTGGATCAAAGTTGTTGTACCTAAGGCAGTAAATTTGTGCGTATCATATTAAATTTTCCTGGTAATACAGTAATGTTGGTGGTTTAATTGGCATTGATATTTGGTAGTTGCACTGCTCTAAAATTTTATGCTGTATGCTTGTCAGTGATTACAATTTTTTTCAGGATTGTTTTTAATATCACTGCTTTAAATTTTTATGGCTGCATACCTTACTCCCTTGTATGAGAGCCCAAGGTTTAGTTGTGAAAAGTGGAGGGCAATTTTTCTTGCCAAGACACTGTAGTTGTTAGTTCCTTCAAACTCTTAAGACCAGAAGTCTTACATGTTAGTTTGTTTCCTGAATTTTATATGCACCTGCTGGTGATTTTTTTAAGTCAATGTACTAGAAAGTGCAGTAATTCAGAACTGATGATACACATTGATCATTAGCTTTCAGGTGCTTTGTATGCTTGGTTTTGGAAATGCAAAGATTTATTAAAGTTACTGTAAGTCTCTTCAGTTTTTACTGTTCAGTCAGCTGCTGTGAAATAAACTAATCCAGTATCTTTTTAGTTATGTACTATTTTCTTACTGTGCATTATTTTAATCTAATAGAATTATAACATACAAATCTGTGaattttgtttctgtaatttttaggtAAATTTCCAACTAAATTCTAGACCACCCATAGTGCTTTGTTTTTTAaccttttatgaaaatgttttattgaaTTTTAACCCTGCTAAAACATATATTACTCGCCATTGTTTATAGATAACTGGAGTGTGAAAGCTAAACGCAGGAAGACTACTGGCACTGGCAGGATGCGCACATTGAAAATTGTGCGGAGGAGATTCAGGTACATTACCTAACTATCACTTCAAAATTTTTCTATGTAAATgctatttttcaaaaaaaattgattGCTGGCTGTGACTATATGCTTCTGTCTTATTTTCCAGGAATGGTTTCCGTGAAGGTGGAAAACCAGCTCCTCGTAAAGTTTCAGGTTGAGTTCGTGTAATGAAGTATTGAAATAAAGTTAATTTGTACATTTGCTGTGTCCTTCAATCTGCCTAATAAATTCCCAGTATTATCATTTGTGAAAATGTTTACACTCTTATCAGAAGTGAGATAAGTTGGAAACTGATAGTTTCAGTGTGTTACTTTCTCCACCATCTTATTGTGCTGCCTCCTGTGCATTTACTTACAGCATCTTttacatttgtttcacagtatttgcTTACTTCAAATGATAGTAGTGCCTGACCAAATTATTCACGAGCAAAGAAGCTGCAACTGTTTTGTGTGATGAGTACATTTAAACTTGAAGGAATTTATCAATGTTATAGTAAGCTTAGTAACatatactgatggaaaaaactgcaacaccaaagtACAATTAGTGTAGTTGTCTAGGTaatacatttaaatgaacattgcaagatcacaggctaatgtaagtcacataagccattgcaaatgtgaaatgctggtacattaataatagatgtaaccaccagaatgttgaattaaagtatgcagatgtgtgtgcattgttgtacaggtgctgggtgtcagtttgtggcatgctgttccatgcctgttggactttgtcagtcaatacaggaacggctaatgctgtttgtggatgacactggaaacGGTGTCTGATGTTCTGCTTCTGCTCAATTGGAGTCGGATCTAGTAGgcccaggcaacatgttgacactgcaCAGCATACTGCGTTACAGCAGTATGTGGATGAACCTTATCTTGTTGCAAAATAGCCTCTGGAATACTGTTAATGAATGGTGTGGCATAACCAGTTGAATCATCAGAttgtgcagtcagggtgtgtgtgtgtgtgtgtgtgtgtgtgtgtgtgtgtgtgtgtgtgtgtgtgtgtgtgtgtgtgtgtgtgttactgctgCTGTCAGAATGAAACTGCACACCAGACCATAACTAAAGTTGTAGGCCCATTGTATTGAGGCCACAGAAAAGTTGGTTGCAGGTACTCGCCTGGCCTCCACCTAACAAAgacacagctttcatcagaaagcacatcaGACTTCCACCCTTCCCCAAATGAGCTctcatttgacaccactgaagtcagatGGCAGTCGTTTGAGGGCAGTGGACTGCATGCTAAagtgcatctggctcagagctgtccttgaaatacctGATTTGTAACAGatttttgtcactgattgccagctgctgctcatattgctgctggagGTGCTGTAGAGtgcaccagagccatatgccgaagacAATGGTTATTCCTCATGGTACTGCCCTCCTAGCTACTtaagagcccagtcttcttgctacTGTACATTTCAGTGAACACTgctgccagcaattatgtacagtgcctacattacTGCCAcgtccttctgcaatattgctaaGGAACATgcagctgtatgtagcactactacatGGCAATGTTCAAACTTCGTTAGGTATAGTGGCATCTTGGTACTctttaaggcattcttgacttaAATCAGCTCATGTCCAGTctaaaaggtaactaacactcatgactacagcatgtatttaaaggaaTCCTGACTTGCATACTCATAGTGGTGTTACTAGTGCTACTTTCATGAGACTGGCtacaaatttaaaatgaaatgtttcagatgtagaaaacgaACCAGGTAGTGCTGAAGGCCATGGCTACTTGCCTGAGGTGGCCATAGGCTTAATTTGCAAATTGTATTCTCAATTTGCAGTGAAACCTCTACAGCCAGCTTTACCAGCTTCAGCCCCAGCCAGGTGCCGACCAGCAGAGGTGGACGAATGGCTTTGTGGGAGCAGTTACGCGGCTGGGCTGGCAGAGTGCACAAGGGCAAGGATGATAGTGTCCCACATGCATAGAATGCATGCAATAGGGTGTTTCCTCTTGTGACATGTACTAGCTGCACTTAACTGAGTGAGCAGAAGGGTGCCTGCTCTGTACAGCATACTCTGTACAGCATACTCTGTACAGCATACTCTGTACAGCATACTCTGTACAGCATACTCTGTACAGCATACTCTGTACAGCATACTCTGTACAGCATACTCTGTACAGCATACTCTGTACAGCATACTCTGTACAGCATACTCTGTACAGCATACTCTGTACATGTACAGCATACTAATGGAGCATGTTGCTGATGCCAGTTCTAAAATGTTGCCTTAGTTCCAATTTGTGCAGATAAAAATTATTGCAGTTTGTGTTCACATTTACTGGTCCAGGCAAGAAATAACTAAAGTCCAGAGCAAGACAAGCGTTGCTTGTGGAACACTAAAATTTGTCGCATTTCAGTGAAACTGCTAGTCTGCAAACTACTTACCACTATTTAACTGCTATATGGTGTCTACATTCAAAATACCACTAGTTGCCAGCTACCACATCAAATGTGAAACAGTTTTAACATGTTAAGTGaacatgtaatgtaacaaatgttatGGAACACTGTGGTTAAATTGAACTTTGTGTTTCTATCAACCATCACATTAAGATGTAAACAGTCCATTTTGTAATAACAGCCCAGAAATCATGGCAAAAAATATTAACAGAAGTGTGTTGTTCCCTATAGACATACTATTTACAAATTTGGTTCGGGTGTGATTTTTGTCATGTCTCGGAAGTCAACAAATTGTATGTACTGAATGAGGTTTATGTAAATTAGATTAAGTTAAATGGTGTGATTAACTGTGACTTGAGTTTCCCAGCATcttgaacatctacaagcaaagCACCTAAATTTTTTTGCCTTGTAGACAATGTGCGAATTTTTTCAGTTTTGGGTGGATAGTGTTACAtgtataatttttacatatttacttaaaatgttttaacAGCCCATACAGTGGTACTCACTTTGATAGGTATAACTGTGAAGTGTAGACTGACATTTTTATGCATTTTATTACTTTAAATGATTCAAAATGCAAAGCTAGTAACATTACTTCATAAATGCTTTTAATGGGGATTAGCCTGAATCTTTGTTAGCAGATTCCaatatttggctgaaatttaggTTTAACCTTAAATTGTCTGTCAGTGATTTACATGTTTTTGTAATAAGattgggaaacacacacacacacacacacacacacacacacacacacacacacacacacacacacacacacacacactctttcaatGAGATATGAAGGTGGAAAGTTTTCAAAAACCTTTTGCAGATGTTCCTCCAAGATATTTTCAGCCATTTAACATCTAGTTTGACAGATAGAATGAATCAAATAATCAGCACTGTCTTTACTTGTAGTATATTATCAGTTATatacagacaaaaatttaattatttaagtaAATGACATTGCAGTCAAAATCAACCTTCTCAACATAAATTCATGATCAGCACATTCTAAacaaaggaactacaaaaagaacagTGCCAAGAAATTGTTTACTTATTGTTATATGGCTCTCCCTAGTATGACTAATCCAGTTTGACTCGTATggtacgtacagggtgtttcaaaaatgacaggtatatttgaaacggcaatacaaactaaacgagcagcgatagaaatacaccgtttgttgcaatatgcttgggacaactgtacattttcaggcagacaaactttcgaaattacagtagttaaaattgtcaacaacagatggcgctgcggtctgggaaacactatagtacgatatttttcacatatggtggaatggcttcacatgcagatgagatgtactgcttcagctgttcaattgtttctggcgatacacctggtctttcaagtgtccccacagaaagaagtcacaggggttcatgtctggcgaatagggaggccaatccaagccacctcctgtatgtttcggatagcccaaagcaatcacacgatcatcaaaatattcattcaggaaatttaagacgtcggccgtgcgatgtggccgggcaccatcttgcataaaccatgaggtgtttgcagtgtcgtctaaggcagtttgtaccgccacaaattcacgaatgtccagatagcgtgatgccgtaatcatttcggatctgaaaaatgggccaatgattcctttggaaggaatggcagcacagaccagtactttttgaggatgcagggacgatgggactgcaacatggggcttttcggttcccaatatgcgccagttctgtttattgacgaagccgtccaggtaaaaataagcttagtcagtaaaccaaatgttgcccacatgcatatcgccgtcgtcaatcctgtgcactatatcattagcgaatgtctctcgtgcagcaatggtagcggcgctgaggggttgccgcatttgaattttgtatggatagaggtgtaaactctggcgcatgagacgatacgtggatgttggcgtcatttggaccgcagctgcaacacggcgaaaggaaacccgaggccgctgttggatcacctgctgcactagctgcgcattgccctctgtggttgccgtacgcggtcgccctacctttccagcacgttcatccgtcacgttcccagtccgttgaaatttttcaaacaggtcctttattgtatcgcttttcggtcctttggttacattaaacctccattgaaaactttgtcttgttgcaacaacactgtgttctaggcggtggaattccaacaccagaaaaatcctctgttctaaggaataaaccatgttgtccacagcacacttgtacgttgtgaacagcacacactttagcagaaagacgtacagaatggcgcacccacagactgcgttgtcttctatatctttcacatcacttgaagcgccatctgttgttgaaaatcatAACtactgtccgcctgaaaatgtactgttgtcccaagcatattgcaacaaactgtgtatttctatcgctgctcgtttagtttttattgccgtttcaaatataccggtcatttttaaaacaccctgtaactATAGTGTAATTGGAGGTGAGGGCTCCCTATTTCTGGATTAGCAGAAGTTAATCTTTGACTCACTTGTTTTGTTTGGTGATTTGGCGAGTGACAGAATGGTCCCTGCCTCAAAGGACAAGTAATAATACTTTGAGAGAGGCTAGAAAAATAACTGAGCAGGAGAGCAAAAATAAAGGGTTGCTCACCTGCCCCTGTAGCAGATGAGATGAACAGTGCTGTACATGACAGGCTTTAGCTCCCTGAGAATAACTTGGAATTTTGGTTGTGACCTGCCTGAATGAGACATATACTTGTGGCCATTTGTACAGGAAGCTGCTGTAGGGCTAAAGCAGAGGGGATCACTAAAATATCTGCAGCTTTAAAAGCACAAACAAGGAAATGACACTTCATTTTCTTCCAGTGCTCTCATTAATGCAAGAGTGTACCAGACATTACATTATCTGGAAAGCATTCAAAGAAAATGCTGTGCAAACTGTCACAGAGCACCTTAGTCcaatgaaactgtcagaaaaaaagcctgtaccttgcaaaaggtggagtagattttatttttttaactcgttcatattgttggaaaggttagaaaccaagttttgccaacaaaatttcgcttgggaaaacttctGCAGAGTCAAAAAGCTACGAAAATTTCGaacttttcagttttttcaaaatatctcagtagcATTTGTGTCTATCACTTTGTctattttatttttgaaacagcACAAAATTATCTACAAATTTGATTTGTAtcatttttctactcccaatatctaaggtgcTACAGCAcatcaaaaaattcaaatttttcaaatttcgaacaaagtggcaaattacctaatttttaaatattgttatttctATTTGTGTGgtgtaaacatattactcatcatgttattcattggaatttaccatctcgctctgctgcagggccaggacaaacagcatcatattcagtaactgcgAACACATCCACGTTGGATTGCGTGAAGTTTGTTACAATACGTAATATGATTGCATGCAGGTgctgtacattttctacagttgattgacatTAATGATCAGCTATAAGAAAAAGTATTtaggaattgttctttagtggACAAGTGTGTGTATTCTTTGGCGGGTGGGAGGAAATTCTCTAGTGATCGTTCACAGCGTGCTGACAGCTATAAGCAcacaataagggtcctacagtttggagtcgcttagattcagtatatgttgtggtgctgaaaatgagtatgtctgacatgaatttgtgtttcatttgcgaaaaaactgtggtgagtggtggatgcaatgtgaaaaagaaaggactgagcacacttatcgattgtagtgctaaacgcagggagtctgctcacTCCCGTTATTTGAAAAtgctcagtgaagtgatggtgtatgaagcatgctacaagaagtacattaatgagagaataacagctagccttcgacatcctcgGGAACCAACAGGCTTGCTATGTTGGCTGCAGGAGAAAGGTCAGTTTaagttcaaagagaaatgcttcttacgcaccaaagggaattctgatgactttttaaccaagcagttaagactgccatatgcaaaacgaaattttgatggagggtaccttatccacaaagtgacttggactcgaaatgtttgcttcgagtcaatagcccaaagctatgtttcttacctgcaatgtCAATTGGGATCTCAATTTGCaatttgtatttgatgggtatccatgtgagggagacaaatgtagcacagagtgctgagaggattcgtaggtccaaaaaacatccTTTGGTTGACGtgattgaatcagagatggtgaaccaagtccctcaggacaagttcttgtacaacgaacgaaacaagatgtttgttcacacttcttaaaaaggaatttctggagtgtagtgttgaagtgcaccaggcacaagaagatgctgttatgattgtaacatctgtcatttcaagaaccaaagattttggaagtgttattGTAGGAgatgatgttgacctgcttgtgctcatgattggtttggggcaaggcattgaaaacttatttttcttaaagccaggaagaggaaatgcagaagacaagtggtttcccactgcatcttacaagtttgacagtgattatattctgttcactcatgcCTTTAgcagatgtgatacaacatccgctttttaagtgctgcaatattgttgcgaaaaatgaacacctaacctcagtgctttgcacgttcaataaaccacatgctacccgtgaagaaataataacagctacaaaacaggttactatcgcattatatagtggaggtgtcagcagttcccacactagactattcgccaagtctgccacaaaaagcaaactgaatcttgcacggttgccacctacactagGTGCTGCACAagatcattcgttgcggacttaccaacaagtccaaagttggatgggaaactggaaacctcctgagaaatggtgctggaatcacagtgaccacagtCCAATACCTTTTATGaaccaagatccagcacctgaagcactttttCACATTGTTTCAtcctcatgcaagctgaactgtggtggagagtgctcctgcagaaaagtgggtttgaaatgttcttcaatttgcaagaaatatattggggtcaactgtgaaaatgtgccaaaatttttatatgaagacagtgaagatgtTGAGGAAGTTGgagaaaccgctgacgaaatcaacaaacttgctgaggctgactcgctgtttaaagaagaggtcaatctgggatcaactctagttacagaccctgaatccgtaactcaaggtatttctggtgacactgaggaatctggcccatcaaaacgttggaagtgatgcccatatctgtctcaagtgcactGATGTGCGATATTACagttattacacacccagaactgtaaacattttttagcaactgacaataaattttaatcaaaaaagctacttatttttaatgtcaactgtgcggtttttatacacaagaataattacctacctaattatgtTGCCtattgatgtatttttatatttatagttttacaaattccAGGGTTGATGTGGCCCATGGTGAACTTCAGGTAGTTatataagaatcacaatagttgggtgcccagcaatcctcatgttgcatacagagaaattgaat
It includes:
- the LOC126272302 gene encoding 60S ribosomal protein L37; its protein translation is MTKGTSSFGKRRNKTHTLCRRCGRSSYHIQKSKCAQCGYPSRKLRSYNWSVKAKRRKTTGTGRMRTLKIVRRRFRNGFREGGKPAPRKVSG